DNA sequence from the Sphingomonas taxi genome:
CCCCGCGATGGCCGGCATGATCTATTCGATGCCGGGCATGGAGACGCGGCTGCACGCCGTGCTCAACAAGCCGGGCCGGTTCGAGGGCCTGTCCGCCAACTATAGCGGCGCCGGCTTCTCCGACATGCACTTCACCGTCGACAGCGTCGACGACGCCGGCTTTGCCAAATGGGCCTCGGAGGCGCGCAGCGCGCCGGCGAAGCTCGACATGGCGACCTATATCCAGCTCGAAAAGCCGAGCGAGAAGGTGCCGGCGATCCGCTACGCCGCGTTCCAGCCGCAATTGTTCGACCGCATCCTCGGCATGTGCACCAAGCCGGGCGAGACCTGCATGCAGGCGACGATGATGAAGGACGGCGCCAGGGACCCGCATCGCGACAGCGGACACGGCGACCCGGTCAACGACAGCGGCCATATGCGTGGCAGCGAATCGAAGGGCGCCTTGCAGAAGGAGCCCGAGGAGAAGGGCAGCAGCCCGCACCGTAACGCCCCCCGTCCCGCCCCGCCCGGCAGCAACAAACCCGGCAACGAAGACAATCGCTCGATGACCTCCGCCGCCCCGCTGCCCGCCATGCTGACCGGCCTCACCGCCGCCGCCCGTTCGTAGGACCGACCTGATGTCCGATGCTTTGCTCAAGACGATTTTCGGGCGCCTGACGCTCGAGAGTTTCCCGATCCACGAACCGATCCTGATCGGCACCTTCGCGGTCGTCGCGATGGGTGGCGCCGCGCTGATCGCCGCACTGACCTATTTCAAGGTCTGGGGCTATCTGTGGAAGGAATGGTTCACCTCGGTCGACCACAAGAAGATCGGGATCATGTACATGATCCTCGGTATCGTCATGCTGCTGCGTGGCTTCTCCGACGCGATCATGATGCGCGCGCAGCAGGCGATGGCGTTCGGCCCCAACGAGGGCTTCCTGCCCGCGCACCATTACGACCAGGTGTTCACCGCGCACGGCGTCATCATGATCTTCTTCGTGGCGATGCCTTTCGTCACCGGGTTGATGAACTATGTCGTCCCGCTCCAGATTGGCGCGCGTGACGTCTCCTTCCCGTTCCTCAACAATTTCAGCTTCTGGATGACCGCCGCGGGTGCCGCGATCGTCATGGCCAGCCTGTTCGTCGGCGAGTTCGCCCGCACCGGCTGGCTGGCGATGGCGCCGCTGTCGGGGCTCGATTACTCGCCCGATGTCGGCGTCGACTATTACATCTGGTCGCTGCAGATCGCCGGCGTCGGAACCTTGCTGTCGGGCGTCAACCTGCTCGCGACGATCGTCAAGATGCGTGCGCCGGGCATGAGCCTGATGAAGATGCCGATCTTCACCTGGTCGGCGCTCGCCACCAACGTGCTGATCGTCGCCGCTTTCCCGGTGCTGACCGCGGTGCTCGCGATGCTCAGCCTCGACCGCTACGTCGGCACGCACTTCTTCACCAACACCATGGGCGGCAACCCCATGATGTACGTCAACATGATCTGGATCTGGGGCCACCCGGAGGTCTACATCCTGATCCTGCCGGCGTTCGGCGTGTTCAGCGAGGTCACCTCGACCTTCTGCGGCAAGCGCCTCTTCGGCTATACGTCGATGGTCTACGCGCTGCTGGTCATCACCATCCTCGCCTATCTCGTCTGGCTGCACCACTTCTTCACCATGGGGTCGGGCGCGAGCGTCAATTCGTTCTTCGGCATCACCACGATGATCATCTCGATCCCGACCGGGGCCAAGATCTTCAACTGGCTGTTCACGATGTACAAGGGCCGGATCCGCTTCGAACTGCCGATGATGTGGACGATCGCGTTCATGATCACCTTCGTCATCGGCGGCATGACCGGCGTATTGCTCGCCGTACCGCCCGCCGATTTCGTGCTGCACAACTCGCTGTTCCTGATCGCGCACTTCCACAACGTGATCATCGGCGGCGTGCTGTTCGGTATGTTCGCCGGGATCAACTATTGGTTCCCGAAGGCGTTCGGCTTCAAGCTCGACAAGAAGTGGGGCACGATCAGCTTCTGGTTCTGGGTCATCGGCTTCTATGTCGCGTTCATGCCGCTCTACGTACTCGGCCTGATGGGCGTGACGCGTCGCCTGCGCCACTTCGAGGACCCGTCGCTGCAGATCTGGTTCATCATCGCCGCGATCGGCGCCGCGATGATCGCGGTCGGCATCGCCGCCTTCCTGATCCAGTTCTACGTCAGCTTCCGCAACCGCGAGGCGCTGCGCGACTTCACCGGTGATCCGTGGAATGGCCGCAGCCTCGAATGGGCAACCTCGTCGCCGCCGCCGGCGTACAATTTCGCCTTCACGCCCGTCGTCCGCGATCTCGACGCCTGGTACGACATGAAGTCGAACGGCGCCGAACGGCCGATCACCGGCTTCCGCGACATCCACATGCCGCGCAACACCGGCGCCGGCATCATCCTGGCCGGCCTGTCGATGGTCGTCGGCCTGGCGATGATCTGGTACATCTGGTGGCTCGCCGCGCTGGCGTTCGTCGGATTGCTGGCGGTCGCGATCGGCCACACCTTCAACTATGACCGCGATTTCTACATCACCGCTGCCGAAGTCACCGCCGCCGAGGACGATCATACCCGGCAGCTGACCACGCACGCAGCGGTCGCGGGGGCCTGAGGACCATGAGCGAAGCAACCATTCCCCCGGGCACACAGGCCCCGGTCTTCTACGAGACCGACGAACATCATCACGACGCCGGCGGCAGCACGATGCTGGGCTTCTGGCTGTACCTGATGAGCGACTGCCTGATCTTCGCCATGCTGTTCGCGGCCTATGGCGTCTACGGCGGCAGCTATGCCGGCGGCCCGCAGCCGCACGAGATCTTCGAGCTGCCACTGGTGGCGCTCAACACCTCGATGCTGCTGCTGTCGTCGATCACCTACGGCTTCGCCATGCTGGCGATGAACGACGGCAAGGTCCGCGCCGTGCAGGGCTGGCTGGCGATCACCGGCCTGTTCGGCCTCGCCTTCCTCTGCATCGAGCTCTACGAATTCTCGACGCTGATCCACGAAGGCGCCGGGCCGCAGCGCAGCGCCTTCCTGTCGTCCTTCTTCACCCTCGTCGGCACGCACGGGCTGCACGTCACCTTCGGCATCATCTGGCTGGTGACGCTGATGGTGCAGGTCGGCCGCAAGGGCCTGATCGCCGCCAACCAGCGTCGTCTGCAATGCCTGTCGCTGTTCTGGCACTTCCTCGACGTGATCTGGATCGGCGTCTTCACCTTCGTCTATTTGCTGGGAGTGCTGCGATGAGCGCGGACACGCATCACGGTCACGACGCGCACGATAACGCGCACGGCCACGGTCATTCGTCCGAAGGCGCGCACGGCAGCCGCAAGGATTATCTGATCGGCTTCATCCTGTCGGTGATCCTCACCGCCATTCCGTTCGGGCTGGTGATGAGCGGCGTCATCGCCGACGCGCGGATCACCGCGGGTATCGTCATGGTGTTCGCGCTGGTGCAGATCGTCGTCCACATGATCTATTTCCTGCACATGAACTCCAAGTCGGAGAATGGCTGGACGTTGATGGCGCTGATCTTCACGATCATCGTCCTGACGATCTGTCTCGCCGGCTCGCTCTGGGTCATGTATCATATGAACACGAACATGATGCCCAGCATGGACGCGGGCGCGATGTGAGCACCACCGCGTCCCGCCGGAGATGGGCGACCGGCGTCATGCTGGTCGTCATCGCGCTGCTGATCGGCCTCGGCATCTGGCAGCTCGAACGGCGGACGTGGAAG
Encoded proteins:
- the cyoB gene encoding cytochrome o ubiquinol oxidase subunit I; protein product: MSDALLKTIFGRLTLESFPIHEPILIGTFAVVAMGGAALIAALTYFKVWGYLWKEWFTSVDHKKIGIMYMILGIVMLLRGFSDAIMMRAQQAMAFGPNEGFLPAHHYDQVFTAHGVIMIFFVAMPFVTGLMNYVVPLQIGARDVSFPFLNNFSFWMTAAGAAIVMASLFVGEFARTGWLAMAPLSGLDYSPDVGVDYYIWSLQIAGVGTLLSGVNLLATIVKMRAPGMSLMKMPIFTWSALATNVLIVAAFPVLTAVLAMLSLDRYVGTHFFTNTMGGNPMMYVNMIWIWGHPEVYILILPAFGVFSEVTSTFCGKRLFGYTSMVYALLVITILAYLVWLHHFFTMGSGASVNSFFGITTMIISIPTGAKIFNWLFTMYKGRIRFELPMMWTIAFMITFVIGGMTGVLLAVPPADFVLHNSLFLIAHFHNVIIGGVLFGMFAGINYWFPKAFGFKLDKKWGTISFWFWVIGFYVAFMPLYVLGLMGVTRRLRHFEDPSLQIWFIIAAIGAAMIAVGIAAFLIQFYVSFRNREALRDFTGDPWNGRSLEWATSSPPPAYNFAFTPVVRDLDAWYDMKSNGAERPITGFRDIHMPRNTGAGIILAGLSMVVGLAMIWYIWWLAALAFVGLLAVAIGHTFNYDRDFYITAAEVTAAEDDHTRQLTTHAAVAGA
- the cyoA gene encoding ubiquinol oxidase subunit II, which codes for MRTAVALLAPALLGGCDWVVMNPSGDVARQQANLILWSTGLMLLIIVPVIALTILFAWKYRHTNEEADYEPHWDHSTGLELIIWSAPLMIVIALGALTWISTHALDPYRPLARLEPGKVLAKTDKPLEIQVVSLDWKWLFIYPEQGVATVNELVLPMNRQVRFRITSSSVMNTFYVPAMAGMIYSMPGMETRLHAVLNKPGRFEGLSANYSGAGFSDMHFTVDSVDDAGFAKWASEARSAPAKLDMATYIQLEKPSEKVPAIRYAAFQPQLFDRILGMCTKPGETCMQATMMKDGARDPHRDSGHGDPVNDSGHMRGSESKGALQKEPEEKGSSPHRNAPRPAPPGSNKPGNEDNRSMTSAAPLPAMLTGLTAAARS
- the cyoC gene encoding cytochrome o ubiquinol oxidase subunit III, which translates into the protein MSEATIPPGTQAPVFYETDEHHHDAGGSTMLGFWLYLMSDCLIFAMLFAAYGVYGGSYAGGPQPHEIFELPLVALNTSMLLLSSITYGFAMLAMNDGKVRAVQGWLAITGLFGLAFLCIELYEFSTLIHEGAGPQRSAFLSSFFTLVGTHGLHVTFGIIWLVTLMVQVGRKGLIAANQRRLQCLSLFWHFLDVIWIGVFTFVYLLGVLR
- the cyoD gene encoding cytochrome o ubiquinol oxidase subunit IV, with protein sequence MSADTHHGHDAHDNAHGHGHSSEGAHGSRKDYLIGFILSVILTAIPFGLVMSGVIADARITAGIVMVFALVQIVVHMIYFLHMNSKSENGWTLMALIFTIIVLTICLAGSLWVMYHMNTNMMPSMDAGAM